A single genomic interval of uncultured Sphaerochaeta sp. harbors:
- a CDS encoding MFS transporter produces the protein MPKTRFLSEKEKTLGRKHMYRQELYNGVAYSLLGDTIVYLLAIYFGASNIALGYIASASYIAGIVLPFVPQVFKGRNQVKVQSLVWILRGLVSLGYLGLFFLSGDWAVILLLSVYTLFNVFRMIGIALIDSTLKSISSIANRGKVVANVNAAYQSSSLVVRCISALVLGIERFSGLVGLVTMQILGVLVNFMASHEMARIPSRSTVDYKKGRGVFVLLKEAMKQAAFSRRLYLRWLSTAVAVVFALTTPFLRVELGLSNSLVLVYSVVLGVSVMAASFISKQFSDRLGSRPLVLFSTIFSLFFFMAWALITPEANPIWFFVLGFFTNFFIALISMLVYRLITQVMPDDETVAFNSMVNFFIAIVAFVVGLVSGLLGDLGHISRDLFVVNGIAAGNGYTLVFVFAILLTAVEILVASRLQEYGAYSSQQAAQVIFSMHGLRAVSMIEKLERTRDPAKRRFLMLSLGGNLNNLATSELRMILRSPFSPDKRDAVRALGDRPRKALLDDLIIVAQDDDSYVQLDAIASLGAYRKEEKAKNALVNLMLHGRWSSVRSMASKSLAHITEGTEYLPLVNELSHSAKHIDEIIDYLIAKRFMDKEGTFYQEFFISVEQGRSATFRQTRYAVIATFLKFGSPRLSHLYEQMNLGYPKDFLSPFLSEARDLDQIDQAYKTVLSYFEKKEWEPLRSFCMDILESSDVSFDPCFENLKQGLLKAKEMDIEAFDEQDAVAMLYFSYSLGKNAQN, from the coding sequence ATGCCCAAGACTAGATTCCTCAGTGAAAAAGAAAAGACACTGGGAAGAAAGCATATGTATCGCCAGGAGCTGTATAACGGTGTTGCCTACAGCCTCCTCGGCGATACAATTGTTTATTTGCTCGCTATTTATTTTGGTGCCAGCAACATCGCCCTTGGTTATATAGCTTCAGCAAGTTATATTGCTGGAATTGTGCTTCCCTTTGTCCCCCAGGTCTTCAAGGGACGCAACCAGGTAAAGGTACAATCCCTTGTGTGGATTCTCCGTGGGCTTGTTTCCCTCGGGTATCTTGGGCTTTTTTTCCTCAGTGGGGACTGGGCAGTGATTCTCCTGCTCTCGGTCTACACCCTGTTCAATGTGTTCAGGATGATCGGTATTGCCCTCATCGACTCAACGCTCAAGAGTATCAGCAGCATTGCCAACCGAGGAAAGGTTGTTGCCAATGTGAATGCAGCCTACCAGAGTTCGTCTCTGGTGGTTCGGTGTATCTCGGCCCTGGTATTGGGCATAGAGCGGTTTAGTGGATTGGTTGGTCTGGTGACCATGCAGATCCTTGGAGTGTTGGTGAACTTCATGGCGAGCCATGAGATGGCACGCATCCCCAGCCGCAGTACAGTTGATTACAAGAAAGGAAGAGGCGTATTTGTCCTTCTTAAGGAAGCTATGAAGCAGGCTGCCTTCAGCAGAAGGCTTTACCTGAGATGGCTCTCCACTGCAGTGGCCGTTGTTTTTGCCCTTACCACCCCATTCCTTCGTGTTGAGCTGGGGCTGTCCAACTCGCTTGTGCTTGTCTATTCGGTTGTGCTGGGTGTATCGGTCATGGCCGCTAGTTTTATCAGCAAACAGTTCTCCGACCGTTTGGGCAGCCGGCCTTTGGTGCTCTTCTCCACGATTTTTTCTCTCTTCTTTTTCATGGCCTGGGCCTTGATTACCCCAGAGGCAAACCCCATATGGTTCTTTGTCCTTGGATTCTTCACTAACTTCTTCATTGCCCTGATCAGCATGCTTGTCTATCGCTTGATCACCCAGGTGATGCCTGATGATGAGACGGTTGCATTTAACTCAATGGTCAATTTTTTCATTGCCATCGTAGCATTCGTGGTTGGACTGGTCAGTGGTCTGCTTGGTGATTTGGGACATATTTCCAGGGATCTGTTTGTCGTAAATGGAATAGCTGCCGGAAATGGGTATACCCTGGTGTTTGTCTTTGCCATCCTGCTTACCGCTGTGGAAATCTTGGTAGCTTCCAGGCTGCAGGAGTATGGTGCCTACAGCTCACAGCAGGCAGCACAAGTTATTTTCAGCATGCATGGACTCAGGGCAGTTTCCATGATCGAGAAACTCGAGAGAACCCGGGACCCCGCAAAACGTAGGTTCCTGATGCTCTCCCTCGGGGGAAACCTGAACAATCTTGCAACCAGTGAGCTCCGTATGATTCTCCGCAGTCCCTTCTCCCCTGACAAGCGTGATGCGGTGAGGGCTCTTGGTGACCGCCCGAGAAAAGCGTTGCTTGATGACCTGATCATTGTTGCACAAGACGATGATTCCTACGTCCAGCTTGATGCCATTGCCTCCCTGGGTGCATATAGAAAGGAAGAAAAGGCAAAGAATGCCTTGGTCAACCTTATGCTCCATGGTAGGTGGTCGTCAGTTCGTTCGATGGCCAGCAAATCCCTTGCCCATATTACAGAAGGCACTGAATACCTGCCACTGGTAAATGAGTTGAGCCACTCAGCGAAGCATATTGATGAAATAATCGACTATCTTATCGCCAAGCGTTTCATGGACAAGGAAGGAACGTTCTACCAGGAGTTCTTCATCTCTGTGGAGCAGGGGCGAAGTGCCACCTTCCGTCAGACTCGCTATGCGGTCATTGCCACCTTCCTGAAGTTTGGTTCCCCACGGCTTTCCCATCTGTATGAGCAGATGAATCTCGGGTACCCCAAGGACTTCCTCTCTCCCTTCCTCTCTGAGGCAAGGGACTTGGATCAGATCGACCAAGCATACAAGACAGTCCTTTCTTACTTTGAAAAGAAGGAGTGGGAGCCGCTCAGGTCTTTCTGTATGGATATCCTGGAGAGTAGTGATGTATCATTCGATCCTTGCTTTGAGAATCTCAAGCAAGGGTTGCTGAAGGCTAAGGAGATGGACATCGAAGCCTTCGATGAACAGGATGCGGTTGCCATGCTCTATTTCAGTTATTCACTTGGAAAAAACGCACAGAACTGA
- a CDS encoding NAD(P)H-dependent oxidoreductase subunit E, translated as MSDINEVTFSPELVAFIKEWKTKQGNLIMVLHRVQQEHGYISREAADKVAELLDVPLATIWGVVTFYHFFKLTKPGKHNIQVCMGTACYLKGGQAIIDELDKQLNLPVGAVTEDGIFSLEAVRCVGCCGLAPVMTVGGEVFGKVTKDQITGIIAKFR; from the coding sequence ATGTCGGACATTAACGAAGTCACGTTCTCACCCGAGTTGGTAGCATTCATCAAGGAATGGAAAACCAAGCAGGGTAATCTCATTATGGTGCTCCACAGGGTACAACAAGAGCATGGTTACATCTCCCGCGAAGCGGCTGATAAGGTAGCAGAATTGCTTGATGTGCCTTTGGCAACCATCTGGGGTGTCGTAACATTCTACCACTTCTTCAAGCTGACCAAACCTGGCAAGCACAACATTCAGGTGTGCATGGGTACGGCCTGCTATCTCAAGGGTGGTCAGGCGATCATTGACGAGTTGGATAAGCAACTGAATTTGCCGGTAGGAGCAGTAACAGAAGATGGAATCTTCTCCTTGGAGGCTGTGCGTTGTGTCGGTTGCTGTGGGCTTGCCCCGGTCATGACCGTTGGTGGAGAGGTTTTCGGTAAGGTCACCAAGGACCAGATTACCGGAATTATCGCGAAGTTCAGATAA
- a CDS encoding sensor histidine kinase, producing MHICIDDYLLDIVQNSFEAGSSLVELTFAETGTKLFCEIRDNGKGMNAEIQRRVLDPFYSDGEKHKKRKVGLGLPFLSQACDACDGTFALQSEEGIGTTVSFSFRLDHIDAPPMGNVASTFLALLSHPLCRELVIERSLETGKGGDRYTLRKSELEAVLGPFETSGTLALLRQYLSSQEEELEQYREENLLDMHRRNTSPSRQQEM from the coding sequence ATGCATATCTGCATCGATGACTATCTGTTGGATATCGTACAGAACTCGTTTGAGGCAGGCAGTTCCCTGGTGGAACTCACCTTCGCTGAGACGGGGACCAAGCTTTTCTGTGAGATACGAGACAACGGAAAGGGAATGAATGCAGAGATCCAGAGACGTGTGCTGGACCCGTTCTATTCAGATGGGGAGAAGCACAAGAAGCGAAAGGTCGGTCTGGGCTTACCGTTTCTCTCTCAGGCATGTGATGCCTGCGATGGGACCTTTGCCCTGCAATCGGAAGAGGGGATTGGAACCACGGTTTCCTTCTCTTTCCGCCTGGACCACATAGATGCCCCTCCTATGGGGAATGTGGCTTCCACTTTCCTGGCACTACTCAGCCATCCTCTCTGTAGGGAGCTGGTGATTGAGCGGAGTTTGGAAACAGGGAAAGGCGGAGACCGGTATACGCTTCGAAAAAGCGAGCTTGAAGCGGTCCTTGGACCATTTGAGACCAGCGGTACATTGGCACTGCTCAGGCAGTACCTTTCCTCTCAGGAGGAAGAGCTGGAACAGTACCGCGAAGAGAATTTGCTGGATATGCACAGAAGAAATACGTCACCTTCCAGACAACAGGAGATGTGA
- a CDS encoding NADH-quinone oxidoreductase subunit NuoF — MAFRNYILVCGGTACESSRADQIYQNLLEECKAQGVADEVQIVKTGCFGFCEQGPIVKILPEDSFYVKVKPEDAKELISEHIIKGREVSRLLYDKEASRKNAKVEDIKFYQKQFRIVLRNCGFIDPENIDEYIAREGYQGLEKALFEMTSEDIIEELKTAGLRGRGGAGFPTWMKWNFSRQAENDTKYVVCNADEGDPGAYMDRSTLEGDPHSVLEAMTICGKAIGATRGFIYIRAEYPLAIHRLEIAMQQAREYGLLGQNILGSGFDFDIEIRLGAGAFVCGEETALLQSIEGKRGMPQPRPPFPAVKGLWGKPTVINNVETWANIPVIITKGGNWFSKIGTPDSRGTKVFALTGKIRNSGLVEVPMGTTLREIVYDIGGGIANDKKFKAVQTGGPSGGVITDADLDTPIDFGSLVRIGSMMGSGGMIVMDEDDCIVDVAKFYLNFTVDESCGKCAPCRIGGRSLTNILEKITSGNGTLQDLDTLETIGEAMRKGSLCALGQTAPNPVLSTIKHFKDEYVAHIVDKSCPSGTCKKLVRYSINPEKCIGCTACARKCPVAAISGERKQVHIIDQSICIKCGVCMETCKFGAVEIH, encoded by the coding sequence ATGGCGTTCAGAAACTACATTTTGGTCTGTGGAGGAACAGCGTGTGAATCGAGCCGCGCGGACCAGATTTACCAGAACCTCTTAGAGGAGTGCAAGGCTCAGGGAGTTGCTGACGAGGTACAGATTGTAAAGACCGGATGTTTCGGTTTTTGTGAGCAGGGACCGATTGTAAAGATCCTGCCAGAAGACTCCTTCTACGTGAAAGTAAAACCCGAAGATGCAAAAGAGCTTATCAGTGAGCACATCATCAAGGGCCGTGAAGTCTCCCGGCTGTTGTATGACAAAGAAGCAAGCCGAAAGAATGCGAAGGTAGAGGATATCAAATTCTACCAGAAACAGTTCAGGATTGTACTTCGTAACTGTGGATTCATTGATCCAGAAAATATCGACGAATATATCGCCCGTGAAGGGTATCAGGGCTTGGAGAAGGCTCTCTTTGAGATGACCAGTGAGGACATCATCGAGGAACTGAAGACCGCTGGTCTTCGCGGTAGAGGTGGTGCTGGCTTCCCCACATGGATGAAGTGGAACTTCTCCCGTCAGGCAGAAAACGATACCAAATATGTTGTCTGTAATGCTGATGAAGGGGACCCGGGTGCCTATATGGACCGATCAACGCTCGAAGGTGATCCGCACAGCGTACTTGAAGCAATGACCATCTGTGGTAAGGCAATTGGAGCTACCAGAGGTTTTATTTACATCCGTGCAGAGTACCCCTTGGCTATCCATCGTCTTGAGATTGCCATGCAGCAGGCCCGTGAATACGGCCTCCTTGGACAGAATATCCTGGGAAGTGGTTTTGATTTCGATATTGAGATCCGCCTCGGAGCAGGTGCATTTGTCTGTGGTGAAGAGACTGCCCTCTTGCAGTCCATTGAAGGCAAGCGCGGTATGCCGCAACCTCGTCCTCCATTCCCTGCTGTAAAAGGTCTGTGGGGCAAGCCGACAGTCATCAACAATGTTGAGACCTGGGCTAATATTCCCGTCATCATCACCAAGGGTGGCAACTGGTTCAGCAAGATCGGTACTCCTGACAGCAGGGGAACCAAGGTATTTGCCCTCACCGGTAAGATTCGCAACTCTGGTCTGGTAGAGGTCCCGATGGGTACAACCCTCCGTGAGATCGTATACGACATCGGTGGAGGAATTGCCAATGACAAGAAGTTCAAGGCTGTTCAGACTGGTGGTCCTTCAGGTGGTGTTATCACCGATGCTGACTTGGATACCCCGATCGATTTCGGTTCCTTGGTCAGGATTGGTTCCATGATGGGAAGTGGTGGTATGATCGTCATGGATGAGGATGACTGTATTGTTGACGTTGCAAAGTTCTACCTGAACTTCACTGTCGATGAATCCTGTGGAAAATGCGCACCTTGTAGAATCGGTGGCCGGTCCCTGACCAACATCCTGGAGAAAATCACTTCCGGAAATGGTACCCTTCAGGATCTGGATACGCTTGAGACTATCGGGGAAGCAATGAGAAAAGGTTCCTTGTGTGCTTTGGGGCAGACTGCTCCCAATCCGGTCCTATCTACGATCAAGCATTTCAAGGACGAGTACGTGGCCCACATTGTGGACAAGAGCTGTCCCAGTGGTACCTGTAAGAAATTGGTCAGGTACTCGATCAATCCCGAGAAATGTATCGGTTGTACGGCTTGTGCACGAAAGTGTCCGGTCGCAGCAATCTCTGGCGAAAGAAAGCAAGTTCACATCATTGACCAGTCCATCTGTATCAAGTGTGGTGTATGTATGGAAACTTGTAAGTTCGGCGCCGTTGAAATCCACTAG
- the pepT gene encoding peptidase T has product MPNTFADAILNRFLRYAVIDTMSDDKKVGERHPSTDGQWDLLRLLEQELRDLGIEDIQVDEHGVVIGRLPSNIDHDVPTVAFMAHVDTADDVPGNGVKPRVIASYDGKDIPLNEEHTLKVEDNPELLRYKGETVIVTDGNTLLGSDDKAGVAEIMSAAEYLLSHPEIKHGVVEFIFTSDEETGAGMDTFPYDKISCDYCYTIDGGKRYEIESECFNAATVRVHFSGVSYHFGAARGRLVNALTMAAFFVNALPQAESPEATDERYGYYCAQSMSGTNTEVDLTLYLRDFDLEILDRRIEAIKQLAAATEALYPNGTVTVDAKHIYYNMALVAKNKPFAMENLFKAGDELGFKLEQALIRGGTDGARMANERNIPCPNIFTGGHNLHSQFEWAALPAMEDAAHLILKIIEVGAAT; this is encoded by the coding sequence ATGCCCAATACATTTGCAGACGCTATACTGAACAGATTTTTACGATATGCAGTCATAGATACCATGAGTGATGACAAGAAAGTAGGAGAAAGACACCCCTCCACGGATGGACAATGGGACCTGCTCAGGTTGCTGGAACAGGAGTTGCGCGACCTGGGGATCGAGGACATCCAGGTTGATGAACATGGAGTGGTTATAGGAAGGCTTCCCTCCAACATCGACCATGATGTACCCACCGTGGCCTTCATGGCACATGTCGATACAGCCGATGATGTGCCGGGCAATGGCGTAAAACCCAGAGTCATCGCCTCCTATGATGGAAAAGATATCCCGCTCAATGAAGAACACACCCTCAAGGTTGAAGACAACCCTGAACTGTTGCGTTACAAGGGAGAGACGGTCATTGTAACTGATGGCAATACACTCCTGGGTAGTGACGACAAGGCCGGAGTGGCTGAGATCATGAGCGCAGCAGAGTATCTGCTCAGCCATCCCGAGATCAAGCATGGGGTGGTGGAGTTCATCTTCACCAGTGATGAAGAGACCGGTGCCGGGATGGATACGTTCCCGTACGATAAGATCAGCTGTGACTACTGTTACACCATTGATGGTGGGAAACGGTATGAGATAGAAAGTGAGTGTTTCAATGCTGCAACGGTACGTGTTCACTTCAGTGGGGTAAGCTACCACTTTGGGGCTGCCAGAGGACGACTCGTCAATGCACTGACCATGGCTGCCTTCTTTGTTAATGCTCTGCCTCAGGCAGAGAGCCCGGAGGCCACCGATGAACGCTATGGGTACTACTGTGCACAGAGCATGAGTGGTACGAATACCGAGGTTGACCTCACCTTGTACCTCAGGGATTTTGATCTGGAGATACTCGACAGGAGAATTGAGGCGATCAAGCAGTTGGCAGCCGCGACAGAGGCTCTCTATCCAAATGGAACAGTCACTGTTGATGCGAAACACATCTACTACAACATGGCATTGGTTGCAAAGAACAAGCCGTTTGCCATGGAGAATCTCTTCAAGGCCGGGGATGAACTAGGATTCAAGCTTGAGCAAGCCTTGATCAGGGGTGGTACCGATGGTGCACGCATGGCAAACGAGAGAAATATTCCCTGCCCGAATATCTTTACCGGTGGACATAATCTTCACTCCCAGTTTGAATGGGCTGCCCTTCCTGCAATGGAGGATGCTGCTCACCTGATCCTGAAAATCATAGAGGTTGGAGCTGCAACATGA
- a CDS encoding NADH-dependent [FeFe] hydrogenase, group A6 has protein sequence MSIVHVKINGIPVEVEAGTTILLAARKAGVNIPTLCYHDDLKPFGSCGLCIVKQEGSAKILRACAAPVAENMSIITHDQELFQVRKTILEMILSTHPSSCLTCIRNGECELQTLAAEFGIREQPFEVRLSDRPKDTSSASIVIDPEKCIKCGRCVQVCQDLQGVFALEFIGRGDGTYMAPAAMLQLEDSPCVRCGQCAAHCPVGAIYEKDEIATFQEAVADPEKQVVVQIAPSIRVGLSESFGLPAGTVTTGKIYAALRRLGVAAVHDTNFGADLTIMEEGSELVHRLTKGGALPQFTSCCPAWVDYVEKYYPDLLDMVSSAKSPMQMVGAIEKTYTAEKQNMDPAKMFTVAIMPCTAKKYEAYRDESMRSSGYQDVDLVLTTREFARLIKATGIDFLHLEDEEADNPVGEYSGAGTIFGATGGVMEAAVRTAYHVVTGKELENVEVEAVRGLSEIKKGTVDFDGTPVRVAVVHGLSHVAEVLDEVRAARAAGKQAPYEFIEVMACRGGCIAGGGQPYGANDELRLIRSEGLYADDKQSKVRRSHENESIKQLYEEFLDKPLSKKSHHLLHTTYQEIPVYKA, from the coding sequence TTGAGTATCGTACATGTAAAGATAAACGGCATTCCCGTAGAGGTTGAAGCGGGGACCACTATATTGCTTGCAGCCCGGAAGGCTGGGGTGAACATCCCAACCCTCTGCTACCATGATGACCTCAAGCCATTTGGCTCATGTGGTCTGTGTATCGTGAAGCAGGAGGGAAGTGCAAAGATCCTCAGAGCTTGCGCTGCCCCTGTTGCAGAGAATATGAGCATCATCACCCACGACCAGGAGCTGTTCCAGGTACGGAAGACCATCTTGGAGATGATCCTCAGCACCCACCCATCAAGCTGTCTCACCTGTATCCGTAACGGAGAGTGTGAGCTGCAGACCTTGGCAGCTGAGTTCGGTATTCGTGAGCAGCCCTTTGAGGTACGCTTGAGTGATCGGCCAAAAGATACATCCTCTGCTTCCATCGTGATTGACCCTGAGAAGTGCATCAAGTGTGGACGCTGTGTCCAGGTCTGTCAGGACCTGCAGGGTGTCTTTGCGCTTGAGTTCATCGGTCGTGGTGATGGTACCTACATGGCACCAGCTGCAATGTTGCAGCTTGAGGACAGCCCCTGTGTCCGCTGTGGCCAGTGTGCTGCCCACTGCCCCGTTGGAGCCATCTATGAGAAGGATGAGATTGCAACCTTCCAGGAAGCAGTCGCAGATCCTGAAAAGCAGGTAGTTGTCCAGATTGCTCCATCAATCCGCGTAGGACTTTCTGAGTCCTTCGGACTTCCTGCTGGCACGGTCACAACCGGTAAGATTTATGCCGCTCTTCGCAGACTTGGCGTTGCAGCAGTGCATGACACCAACTTCGGTGCCGACCTTACCATCATGGAAGAGGGAAGCGAATTGGTGCACCGTCTGACCAAGGGAGGAGCCCTTCCTCAGTTCACCTCTTGCTGTCCTGCTTGGGTTGATTACGTCGAGAAGTATTATCCGGATCTTTTGGATATGGTTTCCAGTGCAAAGAGCCCGATGCAGATGGTCGGAGCGATTGAGAAGACCTATACCGCTGAGAAGCAGAATATGGATCCAGCGAAGATGTTCACTGTTGCAATCATGCCGTGTACCGCCAAGAAGTATGAGGCATACCGCGATGAGAGCATGCGCTCCAGTGGTTACCAGGATGTGGATCTTGTGCTCACCACCCGTGAGTTTGCCCGCCTGATCAAGGCAACCGGTATTGATTTCCTCCATCTTGAGGATGAGGAAGCAGACAATCCAGTTGGTGAATACTCTGGAGCCGGTACCATCTTCGGTGCAACCGGTGGTGTCATGGAAGCTGCGGTACGTACCGCCTACCATGTAGTTACTGGAAAAGAGCTCGAGAATGTCGAGGTTGAAGCAGTTCGTGGATTGAGTGAGATCAAGAAAGGAACAGTTGACTTCGATGGGACCCCGGTCCGAGTTGCTGTAGTTCATGGCCTGTCCCATGTTGCTGAAGTACTGGATGAGGTAAGAGCTGCCCGGGCAGCGGGCAAGCAGGCTCCGTATGAGTTCATCGAGGTAATGGCTTGCCGTGGTGGTTGTATCGCCGGTGGTGGTCAACCCTATGGAGCAAACGATGAACTTCGTTTGATACGGAGTGAAGGTCTCTATGCGGATGACAAGCAGAGCAAGGTCAGACGTTCCCACGAGAACGAATCGATCAAGCAGCTGTACGAGGAGTTCCTGGACAAACCGCTCAGCAAAAAGTCTCATCATCTATTACATACCACCTATCAGGAGATTCCTGTTTACAAGGCCTGA
- a CDS encoding endonuclease/exonuclease/phosphatase family protein, giving the protein MMMILLLTISLSLFSGCDATISPDEKTFSVLSYNVQNLFDAKLEGNEYEEYQDPDSWDQGSYRLRLKTLANVLLDRSLALPDIIVLQEVEGANVVHDLLYHHLSRKGYRWYAVSKGEGSPIAVAIISRHPVSDPVVHAAPGCRPFLEASIETGRGNVVVFGLHAKSRIGGDEETEEKRIALSGALSMAAKDHEGTLTLLCGDFNENPDAVWDAGGRQTALVDISYPLSNQFIQDGSLAVTGAKDNVGPSQWYSPYLDSQYEFLSPPGSCCWTGQWHRYDQILGNGYLFDGLGWEYDAFSICGLPSLLKSDGTPYGWDFRIKNGVSDHLPVLLTLTRR; this is encoded by the coding sequence ATGATGATGATCTTATTGCTTACTATCTCCCTGTCCCTGTTTTCTGGATGCGATGCAACGATCTCCCCAGATGAGAAGACCTTCTCTGTGCTCTCCTATAACGTGCAGAACCTCTTTGATGCAAAACTTGAGGGAAACGAATACGAGGAGTACCAAGACCCGGATAGTTGGGATCAAGGTTCCTATCGTCTTCGACTCAAGACACTTGCAAATGTACTATTGGACCGTTCCCTTGCACTGCCTGATATCATCGTACTGCAGGAAGTGGAAGGAGCCAATGTGGTACATGATCTCTTGTATCACCACCTTTCACGTAAGGGATATCGTTGGTATGCAGTCAGCAAAGGAGAGGGTAGCCCTATCGCTGTGGCAATCATCAGCAGGCATCCTGTCTCAGATCCTGTGGTGCATGCAGCTCCTGGATGCAGGCCGTTTCTGGAAGCGAGTATTGAGACCGGCAGGGGAAATGTCGTGGTCTTTGGTTTGCATGCCAAGAGCAGGATTGGAGGGGATGAGGAGACCGAGGAGAAGCGGATTGCCCTCTCAGGGGCTCTTTCAATGGCTGCAAAGGACCATGAAGGGACACTGACCCTGCTCTGCGGGGACTTCAATGAAAATCCTGATGCTGTATGGGATGCTGGGGGAAGACAGACCGCCTTGGTGGATATCTCATATCCACTGAGCAACCAATTCATACAGGATGGCTCCCTCGCTGTTACCGGTGCAAAGGACAATGTTGGTCCCTCACAATGGTATAGTCCATATCTAGATTCCCAATACGAGTTCCTCTCTCCTCCAGGCAGTTGTTGCTGGACGGGGCAGTGGCACCGCTATGACCAGATACTTGGCAATGGCTATCTCTTTGATGGATTGGGTTGGGAGTATGATGCGTTCTCCATCTGTGGTCTTCCTTCCCTGTTGAAGAGTGATGGTACCCCATACGGGTGGGATTTCAGGATAAAAAATGGGGTCAGCGACCACCTCCCGGTTTTGCTGACCCTTACTCGTCGTTAG
- a CDS encoding (2Fe-2S) ferredoxin domain-containing protein produces MAKMTLEELRKLREKKQNEIQKRDIEGKDARIIVGMGTCGIAAGAKPVLDTFLEVLDEKKIDNVSVTQTGCMGLCYVEPTIEVIVPGMPDVIYGKVDVETARKIVEQHIIGKQLVTDHMFDRPAADIIKKDGGK; encoded by the coding sequence ATGGCTAAAATGACACTTGAAGAGCTGAGAAAGCTCCGTGAAAAGAAGCAGAATGAGATCCAGAAGCGCGATATCGAGGGCAAGGATGCCCGTATTATCGTTGGCATGGGGACCTGTGGTATTGCAGCCGGTGCAAAGCCGGTACTTGATACCTTTCTTGAAGTCCTCGACGAGAAGAAAATAGACAATGTCTCGGTCACCCAGACCGGATGCATGGGACTGTGCTATGTGGAGCCGACCATTGAGGTCATCGTTCCCGGTATGCCCGATGTTATCTATGGAAAGGTGGATGTAGAGACGGCACGCAAGATAGTTGAGCAGCATATTATCGGGAAGCAGCTGGTAACCGACCATATGTTCGATCGTCCTGCAGCTGACATCATCAAGAAGGATGGGGGTAAATAA
- a CDS encoding redox-sensing transcriptional repressor Rex, with amino-acid sequence MNNDQLIRITRYYRSLNRLKTIGLEKVFAHNLADAAGVSAAIVRKDFSQLGIHGQKRGGYEIHELLRGLGEILGKGDSQNCIIVGCGRIGKALMHYNGFEPDGIRIVAGFDSDPLVYSDASHPVPIYPISRIDEVVEALEVTAGIITVTEQAAQDSYERLLAAGVMGILNFSPITLKAQKQEDGRSPVVHNINIALELEQIFYELKFPKNS; translated from the coding sequence ATGAACAATGACCAGCTGATACGGATCACTCGATACTATCGCTCGCTTAATCGTCTCAAGACTATCGGACTTGAGAAAGTGTTTGCCCACAACCTTGCCGATGCAGCAGGCGTTTCGGCGGCCATCGTACGTAAAGATTTCTCCCAGCTGGGCATTCATGGCCAGAAACGCGGCGGGTACGAGATCCACGAGCTGCTCAGAGGTTTGGGTGAGATCCTCGGGAAAGGAGACAGCCAGAACTGCATTATCGTAGGTTGCGGAAGGATTGGGAAAGCATTGATGCACTACAATGGCTTTGAACCTGATGGTATCAGGATAGTCGCAGGTTTTGACAGCGATCCCTTGGTATACAGCGATGCATCCCACCCCGTGCCCATCTACCCCATCAGCAGGATTGATGAGGTTGTCGAGGCACTCGAGGTTACCGCAGGCATTATCACCGTTACTGAGCAGGCTGCACAGGATAGCTATGAGAGGCTGCTCGCAGCTGGGGTTATGGGAATCCTGAACTTCAGCCCTATCACGCTCAAGGCACAGAAACAGGAAGATGGACGCTCACCGGTAGTGCATAACATCAACATTGCTCTGGAGCTGGAACAGATTTTCTATGAGTTGAAGTTCCCCAAGAACAGTTGA